The Solanum pennellii chromosome 11, SPENNV200 genome contains a region encoding:
- the LOC107003609 gene encoding katanin p60 ATPase-containing subunit A1-like — protein MNDVASIQGCAVIGLQVQQEQQQQRMLQPYQVQQILLQLRAQQQVASLAATNYSHNSIVSNNNLVDNIYSASMEGGISSNVQNAEERIESTVLYDGPHPELAARLEKEILETNPGVKWDDIAGLSEAKRILQEAMVLPLLMPEYFQGIRRPWRGVLMFGPPGTGKTLLAKAVATECGTTFLNISCSSLCGDWYGESERLTRCLFEIARTHAPTTIFIDEIDYLCSAKVSATEHEASRRVKAELLVQIDGLNNSNKMVTVLAATNFPESLDEALRRRLQKRIYIPLPDFKSRKELININLKSIKLAPGVNIDQVARRTEGYSGDDLTNVCRDASFNGMRQKISGKTTEEIKNISESEFLNIPVTMDDFLEALDKIKPTVSAGDIQRYEKLLSEFGSS, from the exons ATGAATGAT GTGGCATCAATACAAGGATGCGCAGTTATAGGACTTCAAGTACAACaagagcaacaacaacaacgtaTGCTTCAACCGTACCAAGTACAACAAATACTACTACAGCTACGAGCACAACAACAAGTTGCAAGTCTAGCGGCAACTAATTACTCACATAATTCTATCGTGTCAAACAACAACCTCGTCGACAACATTTACAGTGCTAGCATG GAAGGAGGGATCAGCTCAAATGTGCAG AATGCTGAAGAACGGATTGAGTCAACAGTATTGTACGATGGACCTCATCCTGAATTAGCTGCTAGGCTTGAAAAGGAAATACTGGAGACAAATCCAGGGGTTAAATGGGATGATATTGCCGGACTAAGTGAAGCAAAGAGGATTCTACAGGAAGCAATGGTATTGCCATTGTTGATGCCTGAGTATTTCCAG GGAATCCGGAGACCTTGGAGAGGAGTTCTTATGTTTGGTCCTCCGGGGACAGGGAAAACACTCTTGGCCAAAGCTGTTGCTACAGAGTGTGGGACaacatttctcaatatttcttgTAGTTCATTGTGTGGAGATTGGTACGGGGAGAGTGAGCGATTGACACGGTGCTTATTTGAGATTGCCCGTACTCATGCTCCAACTACAATTTTTATTGACGAGATTGATTATCTTTGCAGTGCCAAAGT GTCTGCTACAGAGCATGAAGCATCCCGAAGGGTAAAGGCTGAACTTCTAGTTCAGATCGATGGGTTAAACAACTCTAATAAAATGGTGACAGTGTTGGCAGCAACAAATTTCCCCGAGAGTCTTGACGAGGCACTAAG GAGACGGCTACAAAAGAGGATTTACATCCCACTTCCTGATTTTAAGAGTCGTAAGGAGCTTATAAACATAAACTTGAAATCAATCAAG TTAGCTCCTGGGGTGAATATTGACCAAGTGGCACGAAGAACAGAAGGTTACAGTGGAGACGATCTAACAAACGTCTGCAGAGATGCTTCCTTTAATGGGATGAGACAGAAGATATCAGGGAAAACTACAGAGGAGATTAAGAACATATCCGAATCTGAATTTCTGAATATTCCAGTTACGATGGATGACTTTCTGGAAGCTTTAGATAAAATAAAGCCCACAGTTTCTGCAGGGGACATTCAACGATATGAGAAACTGCTTTCAGAGTTCGGATCATCATAG